A region of the Arachis hypogaea cultivar Tifrunner chromosome 15, arahy.Tifrunner.gnm2.J5K5, whole genome shotgun sequence genome:
tggaggAATTAAAGTGAGAATCAATAAcgaatgatgagtaatgatgattgtatgagttgctgaggatGGTAGTGGAAGTGCTGTGCATAGTATGAGCCAGATGGCTGTGATAAgaattgaattatggctgagtatgtatatgtatatgattaatgattaaatgtggtgaatgaataatgatggaaaaatgttgaatgtgatgtgtgaccccgggtagtgggcagtggcgttgtccacttgctctgggtatgaGATGGGGtaggaggattatgataaatgagtttaattatggagtctTGAATAAATgtatgtttgagatgcctgggtAGTAGAAAGGGTTGTGGtacgtcccacttgctccaggttagagaTTGTGACGtctgggtagtagcagcagtagtggtgGTTCCACTCgttccaggttgagcttttaaatacctgcctgggtagatgtagtgacattgatccacttgctccgagatgtggtgagatatacctgcctggctagatgcagtggcattgattCTACTTGCTCCGGGTTTGGTTTACAACTCCTGGGGTAGATGTAGTGgttagcccccacttgctcccagtCGAGGTGGATTTAAGATTGGTTAAACTATCTGAGTTTCGGACTTCCTTGGGTAGATGTAGTGGGtcggctccacttgctccaggttgagatctgAGATTCTGTTGACTCCATGTCATAAGTGTGGTCAGACACTGTGAAATTTCCGGATGACCTCGCTtccgtggataaacaccagtgatGGTGTTATATGTTTATGTTGAGAATTACTCGAGTAGGGGATGCGCGacaagggacagtccaatggttagctaccaggacgtgtcgggttgactatataactgacagatgatatcataaGCCATAGGGTAAGCATACATCATTTGcgtatgtttgaattgtttgggtttgcctatttgtttggattgctatatcatatatgctatgttacctgactatatgttatctgttctacttgtaccgtaattgtgtattacttgtctgtattgattgtgtttgtacaactgagaagtcactcatgctggtgtcggttaaCGCTGGGGGCTGTTCTTGTTGAAATGGAataatgatatgattaatttaaaatgatgattattgaattaggtaatttgagttccctgggtagacgcagtaaagtgatttcacttgctccaggtagacgcagtgaagtgatttcacttgctccaggtgaggatatgaggtattgatatagaattgcggAGACAAAATAGTTGGTGATGGTTTTGGATATAATTCTAATTGTGAATTGTCAaagagttagaaagttgggaagcatgaggaatatgaattagatttaacatttccttatgacagttgcctgtttatggattagcgagaacatagggtgaatatttggtgaaaggaagtttaaAATGCTTAGAgattttttattacaatgcattgtatttatttgacacttttaccgtactgggaacccatagGTCGGGGGTTCTCAGTccatatatatctcttatttttcagatacaggtccaggtgctcagaagtgagctgtgcttcatctgagagatggcaaagatctttatattctctactttatattttgtttagaatctctccacctttattttgaaatgcctatattatgtattgaactcttttgaacttgcctgtAGAGGTTTTTGTGTTTCGTTTGGGAGATATTAGGAGATACTATTGTTAACTACtgttatactgtaccctagccagcctaaacttcgcgggtcgcgactagtggctatttacttatgttatatgtcTATATACTATCATTCTCTTATTCTCCTTAATGCCTTTATCAgtatatcgctttcgacttcacgctttatGTTTTAGTTGCCGATATGTGAGCAATACGACTTCGCGATTTtctttttactcttttcaggcttctcgattaatactcctttcaattatacttataactatgtattaaaaatccaccttgagagtcgtaccaccttattatcattgacttatgactcgagcataaggatatgaatattagggtgttacactggcgctgtggtgaagaagaagaaaaggaagcagaGATGCTtctgattctattttttattctgtttcttatttttctaatccattgttcttctacttctgtttcttctacttctatttttgacgttttttattttgcttataTTTCTGCTTCTATTTCTATTTCCAATTTTGCTTCtgcttttgttttcaattctacctatgcttctgtttcttctaTTTCGAATTCTGCTTTTGtttttgctttattgttgttgctgaagagaaaaaaaaagattttttgtttcattattattgttgaaaaagaaaaaaagaagagataaCTTCATTGTTGTTGCTTCTGATTcatttattgttgttgctgagtattttggtgaagaaAGAGAAGGGTATAATTATCCGAAATacgattttaaaatcaatttgaaCTTTAGGAATGATGTTGCATGCAAAAAAAaggttagaaataaaaaatatttttaatctataCATTTGAgataggggtgcacagacccagCCCGGTCCGAAGGCCCGGCctggtcccgaacactttaggggttaatttggtgtgatttcatcgggtttagggctgggtaagggtctcaaaaatagacccggtcattatttcgggtcgggtccgggccatagctcgggtcacccgaggttggcccggtggcccggtcatcatacacaattaatattttgtgttattagtgatggatcatgactattcttatgtggaatttaagtattgtaaaccttaatattttgtattattagtcattataagactataagttaatgttttatgtttagaatgcataagactttagactaatgcataatattgtgttatttgtattgatttaaatatttggtattattagacaatattagtattgattgtggttttgcTTTAGTATTGCTTGtgcttatactttaattttaaagaagggttggttcttgttatatttttcaaagtgaattttaccatgttaaataatggttggagtcttgaaaatttggatatttttacatgctagcttacaagaaggtatcaacgtaatgtagtGTTAAcgacccggtataattgtggcccgaaagtgtattggtttcatcggatCTAGAGTcgagttcgggtctaataaatagacccggtgtatatttcgggtcgggtctgagTCACATCAAATCCGACTTTACCCGACCCATATGCACCCCTAATTtgagaccaaaatcatacttaaccttaatattattatttacttgAACATATTAAGAGATGGTGTTTTATCCAAACAACTAAttaaaaaacagaattaaataggTAGGAATCATAGTTTCATAAACGGGTTTTAgatatttattaaaagaaaatggcCTGTCAACTAATTAAGTATCAGCTAATTAACTAAGTAGGTTTTTTtacccttctttctttttcttttcttttatagaCTTGTTGGGTGAGTTTTTACCCcccaaataatttaaatattgttttaaaaaattatttaaaaaataaaaataaatttatatttgattatttcataaaaaatattttttatttaataattatatttaaatataataatataaaagtatattttatttatctattatgttaaataaatattttttatgtaaaatagatcttttaaaaagatataaattataatttttaaaaaatatattttttatttttttaatatttttaattttatttttcaaatttcgtcaaatatactaaaaaataaaaagttctaaTAACTTAGCGGCACCAAACAAATGTTATGTAGAGACTTTCATATATTCACTCATTACTATTGTCTCCCCATCACGAGTTCATCGCTTTCAATTTTTCAAATGTGCTATTAATACCTTATCCAATAATTCATTTGTTCACTAATAATCATATAGTTATGGGTAAAGTCTTTGGTATAGACAGCAAGATAGTATCTACATGTGTAAATAATGGGTGGCAAGCTGTGGCTATGACATGTGCTATAAGGAGGGGATAAATTGATCAGATTTTCACAAAAGTTGCAGGAAAAGTTGATGGAAGCACGTGAGGGAAGGCATAGTTAGGTTGGGTAATTAGGTGTTATAATTAGTAATCAGTTTTGGCTGATTAGGGGCCCAAGTCTTGGCCCGTTTTTCGTTGTTGGACAAAAatgttttgatgctattttttaatctgttaacaaaaaaaaaaaaaaaaaaggggcccAGGTCATTCCCAACCCTCCTTCGTGACCCAACTCCCTCCCCTTGTCCCTGAATCATTCATTCATACACGTACAGGAGAATGCAGAATCAAAGAAACCCTCATGGCCTTGCCCTCCGCCTAGCCCTGCATGGTCGCCGACTAACACAGGTCCTCAGCGCCGACGCCGTCCCAGGTCCTCAGCACCGCAGCTTCTTCCTCCATCCTCGCCGCCTAACCCAGATCCTCCATCGTCACCGCCTGACGCAGTAACTCGGTAGGTCCTCATCGGGTCTTCATCTCCGCTGGCTTCTCGGCACGGACCCAGGTTAGTGGCTTATCGTCTTCATCTTCACTGAGGGTGTGGTCTTCTTCttgaatttttgtttcttttttcttcaagTCTTCTTCGGTCTTGCCTTGCATTTTTGTTCTGAAGTTCAATTCttggattcttcttctttgatcttcagtCTTGGTTTGAAGTTTGATTCCATCTTGTATTTGCAAATTTGTATGTATGGTTCTGAATGCTATGTTACTCTGTAGAAATTTGTATGTATGGTTGCTAATGGTGGAAACTCACTCTGTTAGGCGGAATTTACACTATATGGTTGCTAATGGCAGAAGCTTACTCTGATGCTAATGGTGGAAATTTGTATATTGTTGAATGCTGTAGGCAGAATTTGAATATCTCTGAAGTACTTGgattattgaatttgaatgtcTCTGAAGGCTAAAGtagtgatttgtgattttgaaTATCTCTGATTCATTGAGTTTTGATTTGTGTTTTAGATATGAAATTTGTGATAAATGATAACTGACTTCTCGTGCTTATGAAATTTGTGTTTTCCCTCAAGTTAATTTTGGTTCATGTGATTTAATTGGTGTTTAGGGTAGAAACTGAAGAggtttttttaattggattttcaAGGTGAAATTTGGTTGACTTTTGATTTAATTTGGTAACAGTGTTTATGATTGTGTTTATCTGGTTTTCATTCTTTTTGACTTTGGTAATAGTGtgatttttttttgctgttttgtaGTGTTTGTTGCTGAATGATGGTTGTTCTCTCTTGCCTCTATTTAGTAATCTTTATTGAAATTATGTACATTTTCAATGCATATTTGTACATTTTCATTGATATTATACCTTGTGAATAAGTATATGGTTAATTATTATTCCAATATTGTGGttaaaatttttgtataattGATGATTTCTGTACCGATTTCCTTTACTTGAATTTGTAAAGTTGACTGTGTGTTAAATTGGTTTGCTGCTGCCCTTTTAAGTTGCAAAATTCTTTAGGGTTTTGCAATTTCAATTGCCAGATTATCTATTTAGGTGTTGTGGTTGTCTGTTTGTTAAATTGTTGTTGTGTAGAGGTTAAGGCTGTGTATTTTTATAGCAGaaaaaagttattatttaaaaaacCAACTATTACAACTTAATAGATGGAGTGCTATGGTGGGATGGGCAAGGCAAACGGTTTGTCTCCAGATGAAAGTGAAATGAGTTATGCCTTTCAAACAACAACGTTGTTGACGAGAATGACTTAAGAAAGGTTAAGTTGTTGTCGGATGAAGATGATCGTGAATATGGTTACGTGACTGGGTTGACTGCAGAGGATATAATGAAAAAGGTGTTTCAAAGTGAAGAGTGTGCATATGAGTTTTATGGTAGGTTAGGAAAATGCAATGGATTTGGGGTCCGTAAGGGAGACTATGCAAAGGATGAAGATGGGAGTGTAGTGAGAAGGAGGTTCTTCTGTAATCGGGCTGGCCTAAGGGATGGAAAACACTACAACAGACTAGACAGGAAGAGATGCCATAGGCCTGAGACACGCACGAATTGCCAGGCCCTGATGTCTGTATACCTTGATAAGGGTAGCTCGGTTTGGAAGGTTCAGAAAGTAATCCTCGAGCATAACCACGAGTTGATACCGATGGGAATGGTTCATATGATCCGAAGTTTCCGGGCGATATCGGGTTCTGCAAAGGCCCACATGGATGGAATGCATATGTATGGGTTGCCGACATCTAAGATATTGGGGTACATGGCTGGGATTGCGGGTGGTTATTCTTCTTTGGGTTTTACCGAGAAAGACGCATACAACTATATGGATCGGTCGAAGCGTGCAAAGGTGGTTGATGGAGACATGAACGTTGCTATAGTATACCTAGAAGGCAAGGCAGCTGCTGATCCCATGTCTATGGCCCGGTACAATTTGACTGAAGAAGGTATGTTGGGAAACATGTTCTGGGCAGATGGTCCTAGCAGGGTTGACTTTCAACACTTTGGAGACGTTGTTGCATTCGATTCGACGTataagaagaacaagtacaataGACCCCTTGTCATATTCTTAGGTTCAAACAATCACAAGCAAACAACAATTTTTGGTTTCGGTTTGGTTTTAGATGAGACAATCAGTTCATACAAGTGGATGTTGGAGAACTTGTTAGAAGTCATGTGTGGGAAGTTGTCCTCTGTAATCGTTACCGACGGGGATGAATCAATGATTGCTACAGTTAGGGAGGTATTGCCTCGGGCAACCCATAGGTTGTATGCATGGCATCTGCAGAAGAATGTGACCTCGAACACCAACGAGCAGATGTTCTGTGATTTCTTTGCCAAGTGGTTGTATGCTGACATGGAGGTTGAAGAGTTTGAGTGTGAATGGGCATAAGTTGCTGAACAGTATGGGTTACTTAATAAGTATTGGGCGTTACAATTGTATGAAAAGAGGAAGATGTGGGCAAATGCGTACTTGCATCGCAAGTTTTACGCTGGGTTTCGCACGACGTCTCGGTGTGAGGGCATCAATTTCCATCTAAAAAAATTTCTGTCGTCTAGGCACACTATTCTAAAGCTTGTGCAGAATCTGGAGCTACTAGTACGGGAGTACCAGAATAGTGAGCTGGTTGCACAATTCAGTTCAATTTACGGTGTTCCCGTTATGACGACCAGTCTTGATCCCATCGAACAGTTTGCTGCATCGGTGTACACAAAGGTCATATTCACACAAGTGAAGAAGGAGATTGAGTCTATCTCGGTCGTTAACTTCGTAAGCAAACGAAGGGTCTCAACAACCATGGTGTACACAGTTGAGGAGTATGAATTCCCCGGTCAGAATGTGGTGGCATTGTACGATCCAAAAAGAGGTAGGTTGGTATGTCTATGTGGATTTTGGGAGAAAGAAGGTTTTCCTTGCAGGCATATTTTTTTGTCATGAAGCACGAGCACGTAAAAAGAATTCCCGAAAGCTTGATTTTGAGACGATGGAGGAAGGATGTGAAGACAGTCAACGAATACACTGAGAAGATGGGACTAGAGGATGAGCGAGGTTTCTTGTTGAGACATGGAGCCCTGCATGCTACTTCACAGTGGATGTTGTTCGTCGGATCTCAAAACGACGATCTGTACAAGAAATGCATGAGCGGGATCAAGCAGATATGCTGTGATCTAGAAGCCTGCAGCGGCAATAACACGATGGATAGGAGTCCGAACGTTGCCTGTGCTGTTCAGAATCCAACCGTTGTGCGCACCAAAGGGGCACCCAGCACACGGGGACACAAAGGTAGAAAAAGAAAGTGCACGAGATGCAGGAAAATCGGGCACACAAAGCGGAGGTGCACGGAGCCACAAAAAATCTTAACCTCGACAAGATATAAACACTGTCCCAGGAAGGAAACGAGAGTTAGCAAACTCGAGGTAAACACTTGGTTGCAAACCCTATATTCACTACTAAATTAGTTTTACCTCATTATGTAAgcaattttatatcaattttgttGTCATGTAGGCTGTTTCTCCACACTTTAACCTGTACGCTGATCAAGGCAAACAGTTAGAAGAGGGAGATGATAGTTGCAGTGAGCAAGATGGCGGAGCAAACGACAGATGGGACCATGTAATAGGCACAGCGCAAAGCCAAACCAGGAACATGGGCGGAGTGGGTAACACCGTCGACTGGAACATAGAGGTAATCGACTTGTGGCTTGGTAATCTCCCTTTCGATTGTTACTCGTATTCTGATTTCTCCATCCATAGAACATGCTTTGTGGCAGGGATTGTGTTTGAGAATTTCTTGATGATATTTCATGGCGCTGTTTGTATTATGAATTTATTGTTATGGAACTTGCAAATTAGCTGCATGTACTTGATTTTGTTATAGTCATTGTGGAGTAGAAGCAGTTACTGTGATTCATTGATCTTGGGTGAGTTTGGATTAATGTGAGGTTCTTCGTTGTAGGTGTTGGAAATATTGCGGTTGTTACAAGATCGCTGTTGAAAGTATTGAGCACATGGTGTTCTTTGTATGGATGGAAAAATGTTTTATACGTTACCAACTTTTTAAGCGTTCTAAATTTCCTTGGTTTGTATTCCGTTAATCCGGCTAATGCCCGGAATCGTGCAGCTGCATCCAAGTTagcatgaaaattaaattatggTGTTGTTATACCTACATATATTGGAAGAAATAGTTTTGCAGTTGAGGGCAGATTGAAAGACAGCAGCATCTCTATTTGTTAGCCAtgcaatttataaatttatttcaattttcctGTTCCCACTTTTGATTTCATTTTAAGGATAAAGAAATATCAGATGATATACAATCTCTCAGGTCCAGGAATTTGTATCACCAGGCGATGCATTGCAATGTAACCCATCGAGAGAAATATAAGTTTTCACACATTTGTCTCAACCACGAACACGCATGCACTGATTTTGAGTTCGCCCGCTTGGAGTATTATAATTTCACCTTCATTTCATTATCTTTTCTTACTATTCTAGTAAACATTTCTCAAGTGTTAGTTCATTCCAATTCTCGAGTATAAGTTCTTTCCATTATTGACAtgtattttttaagtttggtttacAAGATATTCTTAATTGTATAACAAGATCTTGTATACGTAAAAAATGTTATAGAGTAATTCAAAGGTTTTTTTAAATGAATCTGGGAAACAAAGAAGCATTAGCTCGTGATAAAAAAATCTATACATGTTAAGAA
Encoded here:
- the LOC112749027 gene encoding protein FAR1-RELATED SEQUENCE 5-like, with translation MKKVFQSEECAYEFYGRLGKCNGFGVRKGDYAKDEDGSVVRRRFFCNRAGLRDGKHYNRLDRKRCHRPETRTNCQALMSVYLDKGSSVWKVQKVILEHNHELIPMGMVHMIRSFRAISGSAKAHMDGMHMYGLPTSKILGYMAGIAGGYSSLGFTEKDAYNYMDRSKRAKVVDGDMNVAIVYLEGKAAADPMSMARYNLTEEGMLGNMFWADGPSRVDFQHFGDVVAFDSTYKKNKYNRPLVIFLGSNNHKQTTIFGFGLVLDETISSYKWMLENLLEVMCGKLSSVIVTDGDESMIATVREVLPRATHRLYAWHLQKNVTSNTNEQMFCDFFAKWLYADMEVEEFECEWA